A genomic window from Fibrobacterota bacterium includes:
- the urtE gene encoding urea ABC transporter ATP-binding subunit UrtE, producing MLELQDIQQHYGSSHTLRNLSITAHPGEVTAILGRNGVGKTTLLRAIMGIVPLTSGSIRWEGKDISRLSPEARVALGFGYVPQGREIFPRLTVEENLKMGMAKLSGRAAKTIPGELFEMFPVLSDMRHRKGGDLSGGQQQQLAIARALAGKPRILLLDEPTEGIQPNIIKLIGTVIAQLASRGDMAVVLVEQFYDFAEKLASRYAVLGRGEVVDSGLGSEMAAKNVKDRISV from the coding sequence ATGCTCGAACTCCAAGACATCCAGCAGCACTACGGTTCCAGCCACACCTTGCGGAATCTGTCCATCACCGCCCATCCGGGCGAAGTCACCGCGATCCTGGGACGCAACGGAGTCGGGAAGACCACCCTGCTGCGGGCCATCATGGGCATCGTGCCGCTCACCAGCGGAAGCATCCGTTGGGAAGGCAAGGACATCTCCAGACTGTCGCCCGAAGCGCGCGTGGCCTTGGGGTTCGGATACGTCCCCCAAGGGCGCGAGATCTTTCCCCGGCTGACCGTCGAGGAAAACCTGAAGATGGGCATGGCCAAACTTTCCGGACGCGCCGCGAAGACCATCCCGGGCGAGCTTTTCGAGATGTTCCCGGTGCTTTCCGACATGCGACATCGCAAAGGAGGCGATCTCTCGGGCGGCCAGCAGCAGCAGTTGGCGATCGCTCGCGCGCTGGCCGGCAAGCCACGCATCTTGCTTCTGGACGAGCCCACCGAAGGGATCCAGCCCAACATCATCAAGCTGATCGGAACGGTGATCGCCCAGCTGGCATCGCGCGGCGACATGGCGGTGGTGCTGGTGGAACAGTTCTACGACTTCGCCGAGAAGCTCGCCTCGCGCTACGCCGTGTTGGGCCGTGGCGAGGTGGTCGATTCCGGACTCGGCTCGGAGATGGCCGCCAAGAACGTGAAGGACCGCATTTCCGTGTGA
- the atzF gene encoding allophanate hydrolase yields the protein MTTKATQTAPLPDLGDLESWSRVAREGMAPLRRKLTELVEGLDPDDASWIEVMDKPRLEAELSRLEGLLASRPNGLRDLPLFGVPFAIKDNIDAAGWHTTAACPAYRYLATEDAAVVGLLREAGAVPVGKTNLDQFATGLVGTRSPFGTVPSVFSSDRIGGGSSSGSASVVARGIVPFALGTDTAGSGRVPAGFQNIVGLKPTRGWFSTRGVVPACRTLDCVSIFALSVADAHTVSMVAGKFDPLDPFARPSRLAAAGMAPRPRFAVPSDLTFFGDTAAEDAFRRSIEQLAAMEVRIEEIDFRPFADLASLLYQGPWVAERLTVVQDLLESQPQSIHPVVRGIVEKAASATALETFRAEYRRAELASVISRILKGFDALVVPTAPCHPTLAEVEADPVGVNSRLGTYTNFANLADLSALALPALFRADGLPSGITLLAPAWHDQALAAFGTRWMSRLGQPTGSRTETIPVQDVAPCANGSVELAVVGAHLSGMPLNHQLVSRGARLLQACRTAPGYSLHALAGTVPPKPGLVRASGASQIAVEVWEMPLELFGSFVAEVPAPLGIGNIQLETGRWVKGFICESIGLEGAKDITAFGGWKRYIASLTA from the coding sequence ATGACGACCAAAGCGACCCAGACAGCCCCACTTCCCGACTTGGGGGATCTCGAATCCTGGAGCCGGGTCGCCCGGGAAGGCATGGCCCCTTTGCGACGGAAACTGACCGAGCTGGTGGAAGGCCTGGATCCCGACGACGCGTCGTGGATCGAGGTGATGGACAAACCCCGTCTCGAAGCCGAACTGTCGCGGTTGGAAGGCCTCCTGGCCTCCCGTCCGAACGGCCTGCGGGACCTCCCCTTGTTCGGCGTCCCCTTCGCGATCAAGGACAACATCGACGCGGCGGGATGGCACACCACCGCCGCCTGTCCCGCCTATCGGTATCTCGCCACGGAAGACGCCGCCGTCGTGGGACTGTTGCGCGAAGCCGGAGCGGTGCCGGTGGGCAAGACCAACCTCGACCAGTTCGCCACCGGACTGGTGGGCACACGCTCGCCGTTCGGCACGGTCCCCAGCGTTTTTTCCTCCGACCGCATCGGCGGCGGTTCGAGCTCCGGCTCGGCCTCGGTGGTCGCGCGCGGCATCGTCCCCTTCGCCCTGGGAACCGACACGGCAGGCTCCGGACGCGTCCCCGCCGGATTCCAGAACATCGTCGGGCTGAAGCCGACGCGAGGCTGGTTTTCCACCCGCGGGGTGGTTCCCGCGTGTCGCACGCTCGATTGCGTGTCGATCTTCGCCCTTTCCGTGGCCGACGCGCACACGGTTTCGATGGTGGCGGGGAAATTCGACCCCCTCGACCCCTTCGCACGCCCTTCGCGACTGGCGGCCGCCGGGATGGCGCCGCGCCCGCGGTTCGCGGTTCCTTCCGATTTGACGTTTTTTGGCGACACCGCCGCCGAGGATGCCTTTCGCAGGTCCATCGAACAATTGGCGGCGATGGAGGTGCGCATCGAGGAGATCGACTTTCGCCCCTTCGCCGATCTCGCCTCCTTGCTGTACCAGGGCCCCTGGGTCGCCGAACGGCTGACCGTGGTGCAGGACCTGCTGGAAAGCCAGCCCCAATCGATCCACCCGGTGGTGCGCGGCATCGTGGAGAAAGCCGCATCGGCCACCGCGCTGGAAACCTTCCGCGCCGAGTACCGCCGTGCCGAACTGGCCTCGGTGATTTCCCGGATTCTCAAAGGCTTCGATGCCCTCGTGGTCCCCACGGCCCCCTGCCACCCCACCCTCGCCGAAGTCGAAGCCGATCCGGTGGGTGTCAATTCCCGACTCGGGACCTACACGAATTTCGCCAATCTCGCCGACCTTTCGGCGCTCGCCCTGCCTGCGCTTTTCCGCGCCGATGGCCTTCCCTCGGGAATCACCCTCCTGGCCCCGGCCTGGCACGACCAGGCCCTTGCCGCCTTCGGAACGCGTTGGATGTCCAGGTTGGGACAGCCCACCGGATCTCGAACGGAGACAATTCCCGTCCAGGACGTCGCGCCCTGCGCGAACGGCTCCGTCGAGCTGGCCGTGGTCGGCGCCCACCTTTCGGGAATGCCGTTGAACCACCAACTCGTCTCGCGCGGCGCCAGATTGCTCCAGGCCTGCCGCACGGCCCCCGGCTATTCCCTCCACGCCCTCGCCGGCACGGTCCCTCCCAAGCCCGGCCTTGTCCGTGCCTCGGGTGCGTCCCAGATAGCGGTGGAAGTCTGGGAGATGCCCTTGGAATTGTTCGGCTCCTTCGTCGCCGAGGTTCCCGCCCCGCTGGGGATCGGCAACATCCAACTGGAAACCGGGCGCTGGGTCAAAGGATTCATCTGCGAAAGCATCGGGCTGGAAGGCGCCAAGGACATCACTGCATTTGGAGGCTGGAAGCGCTACATCGCCAGCCTGACGGCTTAA